In a single window of the Amycolatopsis sp. cg5 genome:
- a CDS encoding DUF2469 domain-containing protein has product MSAEDLEKYETEMELSLYREYRDIVSQFSYVVETERRFYLANAVDVQVRDGGGEVYFEVRMSDAWVWDMYRPARFVKHVRVITFKDVNVEELDKPDLRLPEDGPFSG; this is encoded by the coding sequence ATGAGCGCAGAGGATCTCGAGAAGTACGAGACCGAGATGGAGCTGTCGCTGTACCGCGAGTACCGCGACATCGTCAGCCAGTTCTCGTACGTGGTGGAGACCGAACGGCGCTTCTACCTGGCCAATGCCGTCGACGTGCAGGTGCGCGACGGTGGTGGCGAGGTCTATTTCGAGGTGCGGATGTCGGACGCCTGGGTATGGGACATGTACCGTCCCGCCCGCTTCGTGAAGCATGTCCGGGTCATCACGTTCAAGGACGTGAACGTCGAGGAGCTCGATAAGCCTGACCTGCGGCTTCCCGAGGACGGGCCGTTCTCGGGCTGA